The Planktothrix agardhii NIES-204 genomic interval TGCTTCGGGGGGCGACTTAGAGGAAGGCACAGAAATTTTAAACCCCCTAGACCCGGAAAATTCTTTCACTGAATTAGAAGCCGATCCGTTTACACTGGAAGAAGATGAATCCCTGTCGGTGCCAAACTTTGCCACCGATGAATCTAGCACCAGTGATATTGAACAGTTAAGTGGGGATTTATTCTCTCCCGAGGATGAGTTAGATTGGCTCGATTCCCCAACCGAAAACCCCGAAGACGAATCGGATTCAGTCCACTCACCGGAAACTCTGAATGGGTCATCCCCGGATTATTTATCTCAACCGACTCAATTCCTCGAATTCGATAGCTTCGATGACGATGAATTGGGGGGCTTAAACAATCCAGAGGCCTATGAATCTCATCCGGCAGATCAAAGAGAACTCAACGGTGCTAATCATGAGTCCTCTAGCCCATCCCGTGCCGTGGGTACAGCTTCCTCAAGTTTTGAGGCAGAACTTGACGATATTTTTGCCCCTTTAGAAGATGCAGCCGATTCAGATGGATCGTTGTCACCAGATGAACACCCACCCCAAAATGGTTTCGTCTCGGTCAAGGAAACTTCACCCTTTCAGGAAGATGAATTTGACCCTGATTTAGATTCAGCTTTTAGTTTTTCAGATGAACTCTTCGTTAATGATGCCGATGATTCTGTTTCTCTACCCCCGAACACTACTAATATGAAGGCTAACTATAAGGTTCTGGATGCTGAAGAAAGCAACGAAGAAGAAACACTATTAACCAATAATAATGCGGTCAATGATTCCTACTTGTCCGATCCCGACGACTCTGGCCCCTCAAGGAGTGTGAATGGTGCTTTCAGTTCCAATTATGCTGATGCGGAAGAAGATGAAGAACCAGATGATCTGGTTTTTGATTCGGCAGATATTCCCAATAGTTTTGATCTCGATCCCGATGAAGATACCTTTGGAAATTCCTTTGATGTCACGGTTGAGGCCAATGATACCAATGGCCGTTCCCAAAATGGCAAGGTGGTGGCTCAGACCCCCAATGATTTCTTAGAGGATTTTGAAGAATTTGATGATATTGGGGATTTTGTCATCACCGACAGTGGGGATAATGACCTGTACGTTGATTCAGATTTCAGCAGCGTAGATAGTAAATTTGGTAATACCACCAACAATAGCACCCTCGATAGTGATAGTTCAGCGATTCAGGATGATGAGATTTTTAATACTGCCTACGCTGCATCGGCTGTAACCACCCTAAGCCCGGATTTGGGGGAAGCGGTACAAATGACCGTGGCGGGGATTCTGAAAATTCGAGAAACCGTAGCAGAAACTAGCCGAGAAGTCAAGCGTTTGGGGGAATCTTCTCAGGAAATTTCTAAAATTGTCGGGCTTATTTCTCAAATTGCCTCCCGAACTAACTTACTGGCTTTAAACGCTAGTATTGAGGCAGCTAGGGCAGGAGAAGCGGGTAAGGGATTTGCGATTGTTGCGGATGAAGTCCGACAGTTGGCAGATAAGTCGGCTAAATCCTTAAAGGATATCGAACAAATCGTGATGCAAATTCAAAGCCAAACCAATACGGTGATGATGGCGATGTCCCAAGGTCATCAACAAGTGATTGAGGGGACTCGCCTCGCGGAACAAGCTAAACGAGCACTCGATGACATTATTCAAGTGACCAACCGGATTGATGTTCTCGTCCGTTCGATTACGGCGGATACCGTTGAACAGAATGAAACTGCCCGCGCCGTCGCCCAGGTGATGCGAGCGGTGGAACATAGTGCCCAAGAAACTTCCACTGAAGCCCAAAAGGTATCCAGTGCCTTAACTAAACTCGTGGGTGTGGCACGAGACTTGCTGACATCGGTAGAACGCTTCCGTGTCGATTCCTCGGAGAAAGCTTAGGGAGCAGGGGAAGCGGTTTTGATAACTAATGACTAATAACTAACTGATGACTGATAACTGATAACTGATAACTGATAACTGATTACTGATATGCAACTCGAACAGCAACAACGGATTATGGGCTATTTTATTGAGGAGGCGAAAGACCACCTCAATACGATTGAACAGGGATTGCTCAATCTGCAAGCGACGATTGAAGATCCAGAATTGCTCAATGAAGTTTTCCGAGCGGCTCACTCGGTCAAGGGTGGGGCGGCGATGTTGGGACTTAATAGCATTCAACAAACGGCTCACCGTTTAGAAGATAGTTTTAAAATTCTTAAAGAAAACCGTCTTCCGACTCAATTTATTGATCAACAATTAGAATCATTATTTTTACAGGTTTTTGATACATTACAAGCCTTAATTGATCAGTTATCAGGGCCCTATGGCTTAACGGAAGAAGCAGCCAGTGCTATTTTGAAGGATGTCGAGCCTGTTTTTGAAGCTTTAAATTATCATATAAAAGTGGTTCAACAACAGGGGACAAAGCGATCGCCCGAAGTGGAAACCGGAGCCCCGTCCTCTGTATCTAATCGCCCTATTCCTACGACCGTTATATCTAAAGAATCTCCTAGTAGTGCGAAGGATTTGGTATTTCGTAGTGATATTCCCGAACGTCTGAGGGAAATGTTGCAACAGTTCAAACAGTCAGAAACCCAAAAAACTCGTCAAGGGTTAATCGAAACCTGTCGGAGTTTAGCTCGGGCTGGGGAACTCTTTGAGTTGCCCAATTGGGTTAAGTTTATCGAGATCCTAGAAAAAGTGATTGCCAATCCTGATAATCACTATCGGAGTCTAGCACCGATAGTGATTAAATCAATTAAAGAAGCCCAAGAACTGGTTTTAGTGAATCGAGAGGGAGAAATTGTTGTAACAGAAGGAATTACAAAACTTTTGCCTAAAACGGTTATCTCTGCAAAAACAGATAAAAAAACTAAATCGTCGCCTCCATCCACGTCCGCATCTAAAACATTTCCAAGTCAATCTAAACCCTCTAAAACTACGACGGAGACAGCCACAAAACCGGGTCAATCGAAACCGGAGAATGGTAAGAAGAAACCCCCTAAATCCGCAACACCGAATAACTCTTTCTCCGATGTGAACTGGTCAGATTCAGCAACAAACCCTAGTAATACCCCACCCCGTTTACAGAATGGCCCAGAAATTACTACCGAAGAATATAACAGTCTCAGAGACTTATTTGAAGGTTTAGATCAATGGGAAAATGAGGTGAATGAAGAAGTCCCCACGTCAACGTCCCCATCCTTGGCAACCGAAACAGAATCAATGTCAGGGGACTTTTTTGATTTGTTGGGAGACGAAAAACCTGAGTTCAATCGGCCAGAAACGTCGAGCCATATACCCCAAATTCAACCAGGGAAAACCCAACAAAATCCAGGTTTAGTGACTTCTGGAGCCGATGATGATCTGGCAAGTTTCTTTGATCACCTTAGTGATGGGGACTCCGCCATCTCAGAAACGGGAACCACAACCAAGCCGACATCGGTAGAAACCAAACAGCATGACCTTGTAGATAGTTTTGGGGATTTATTCGATGAGTTGTTAATTAATCCCCAAGAGGGGATGCCATCTGCCCGTTCTGCCGACCTTTCCCCGACTCAAATTAAGGAGTTATTGGAAGATGCAGAAAATTTAGATGATCTATTCGATCGGTTTGACCCCCAAATTCAAACCAGTCAAGAAAGCGACAGCAGCACATCGGGTCAGATCAATGCCCAGGAAGATTGGTTTGAAGAACTTTTACAAGGGGAACTCGAAGAAGCCCCAGATATGGTCTGGGATCAGCCAAGTACCCCTGAACTCCCCAAAACGTCCCCAAAATTAGAACCAGTAGCCACGGTGCAGACCACCCTAGAACTGCCGGAGGATGATTTTGCCAGTTTGGATGCCTTACTCAATTTAGGAGGGGCAGAGAGTCAATCAGAGGAACAGGGAACAGGGAACAGGCTGCGTCGTGAGCTTGTCGAACGAGAACAGGGAACAGAGAACGATGAGGATTTCTTGGATTTAGATGAACTGCTCCATACCCCCGTGGCTGAACCCCTAACACCTAATCCTCCTAAAAATATTAAGTCTCAGACCGCCCGCAAAGCCGTAAATACAGAATCACAACTTTCGGAGGAGGATTCGGAATTTAATGATTTAATCCGATTAATTGAAGATGCTCCTCCTCGATCTCGTTCCACAACTCCTCCTAGGGGGACGTTTGCCAAACCCATTACTGAACAAATTGTTAAGGTTCCGGTCAAACAACTTGATGGCCTTAGTAACTTGATGGGGGAACTGGTAGTTAACCGGAATAGTTTGGAACAAGACCAAGAACGGATGCGACAGTTTTTAGATAACTTGCTGCATCAGGTTTCTTTGTTAGGAGATGTGGGTCAACGGATGCAGGATTTCTATGAGCGATCGCTCTTGGAAATTTCCTTACTGTCCCATCGTCGCAAACCCTTTTGGTTTTCTGACAGTGCCTCGATTCATGATGATGATCCCAATAATGATTTGGACTCAACAGAACTGGATCGGTTTACGCCCTTCCATACCCTGTCCCAAGAGATTATTGAGTTAATTGTGCGGGTACGGGAGTCGAGTGCAGATATTGGATTTTTAGTCGAAGAAGCCGACCAAGTAACTCGGGAGTTGCGACGGATTACAACAGCCTTGCAAGAAGGCCTAAATCGCGCCCGGATGGAACCCTTTGGCAGTGAGGCGGATGCCCTGAAACGCCCGGTGCGGGATATTTCAATTAAGTGTGGGAAACAGGCGGAGTTATTTGTTGATGGTCGAGATACCTTAATTGACAAAATGTTATTGGGTAAGCTCCATGACCCCTTGATTCATTTAGTTAATAATGCCATTACCCACGGGATTGAACCGGCGGATGTGCGGACGGCGGCGGGGAAATCTGCCGTGGGTCGGATCTCGATTCGGGTATTTCACCAAGGAAACCAAACGATTATTGCGGTTTCCGATGATGGGGGCGGTATTGACGTGAATCGGGTTAAAGATAAAGCCATTCAGAAAGGCATCATTACCGCCGAGGATGCTGAAAGTATGAGTAACCCAGAAATTTATGATCTGTTATTCCTACCCAACTTTAGTACCAAGGATGTGGCGGATGAATTCGCGGGTCGAGGGGTGGGGATGGATGTGGTGCGAACCAGTTTAACCGATATTCGGGGCGTGATTACAACGGATTCTAACTTGGGACGCGGGACGACGTTCACGATTCGTTTACCCTTGAATATGAGTATTTCTCGGGCGTTGTGCTGTGTGAGCGATCGGGTTCGGATTGCTTTCCCGATGGACGGGGTAGAAGATATGATTGACGTTCCTCGGGAACAAATCCGCGTCGAGTCCGATGGAAGTAAGGTGTTGGAATGGCGGGGTACAATTTTGCCCCTGCGTCATTTGCGGGAACTGTTGACCTATCATCGCCATTTGGGTCGGGGGAATGTCTATGGTGCCAGCACTGAAGAAGACATGATTTCGGTGATTATCCTGCGGTCTTCTAATAGTTATTTGGCGGTACAGGTGGATCAAGTGTTGATTGAACAGGAAATCGTGATCAAACCCTTGGAAGGGCCAGTGCCGAAACCGATTGGGATTGCTGGGGCGACGGTGTTAGGGGATGGTCAAATTGTAGCGATCGCCGATGTCCTAGAACTGATTGATTTGGCCATGGGTCGGATTCGTCGGGATGCTTCGGGCAAAATTTGGCAAATGGGCAGTGCCACGGCTGAACCTGTGGTTCAGAAGTCGGAACCGACGGTATTAATTGTGGATGATTCGATTACGGTGCGATCGCTGCTCTCGCTTACTTTTGAAAAATCCGGTTATCGAGTCGAAGAAGCCCGGGATGGTAAGGAAGCTTGGGAAAAACTAAAATCGGGTTTACCCTGCGATATTGTCTTCTGCGATATTGAAATGCCCCGGATGGATGGGCTGGAATTATTATCTCGGATGCAAAAAGATCCGGCACTAACGAATTTACCTATTGCGATGTTAACGTCTCGCGGTGCGGATCGTCACCGTCAAATGGCTTTTAATTTGGGAGCGAGAGGTTACTTTACGAAGCCTTATTTGGAGGAACAATTATTGGAAGCAGCCGGACGAATGTTACAGGGTGAAGTGGTGGGAAATACCGTCGTTGCTGCGGGGTAAAACCTTGTCGCATGGGTAATAATTTATTACAAAATATTAAGCTGTATTGCAAAGCGTCACAACTACCGAGGGAAAAATGGTTTCCAGGTGGGGGTTTGTGATACCATCACTCATGAATAAAAAGACAAGATAGATTGGGGGAAGACCGTTGACACTACGGGTTGCTGTTGTTGGTTCTGGCCCTGCGGGTGCTTCCGCGGCCGAGACGCTAGTTAAAGCAGGTATTGAAACCTACCTGTTTGAACGCAAGCTGGATAACGCCAAACCCTGTGGTGGGGCGATCCCGCTTTGTATGATCAGTGAGTTTGACTTACCGGCTTACGTCATTGATCGGCGGGTGAGAAAGATGAAAATGATCTCTCCCTCAAACCGTGAGGTTGATATCTTCATTCAAAAAGAAGACGAATATATTGGAATGTGCCGTCGGGAAATTCTCGATGGTTTTATGCGTGATCGCGCTGTCTCTCTGGGGGCGATTTTAATAAATGGTACTGTTCATCAATTAAAAATTCCTCAAACTAATTCCGCACCTTATGTGCTCCATTACCATGATCACAGCACGGCTGAGGGTGGAGTGGGTACACCGAAAACCCTAGAGGTGGATGTAGTCATTGGGGCGGATGGGGCTAACTCCCGCATTGCTAAAGCCATTGATGCTGGGGATTATAATTATGCGATCGCTTTCCAAGAGCGCATTCGGATTCCCGAAGATAAAATGGCCTATTACGAAGATCTGGCGGAAATGTACGTCGGTAACGATGTTTCCCCCGACTTCTACGCTTGGGTATTCCCCAAACATGATCACGTTGCTGTGGGCACGGGGACAATGAAACCCAACCAAGCCATGATCAAACAATTGCAAGCGGGAATTCGCGCCCGGGCTGCTCACCGGATCGAAGGCGGTAAGATTATTAAGGTGGAGGCTCACCCCATTCCCGAACATCCCCGTCCCCGTCGGGTTGTGGGACGAGTGGCTTTAGTCGGAGATGCCGCCGGGACAGTTACCAAGTCCTCTGGAGAAGGCATCTATTTCGCCGCTAAGTCTGGCCGGATGTGTGCGGAAACTATTGTGGAACGCAGTAATGGCGGTCAACGCATTCCGACGGAAGCGGATCTGAAGGACTATATTAGACTCTGGGATAAGAAATATGGGATTACTTATCTGGTGTTAGATATTCTGCAACGAGTCTTTTATCGGACGGATGCGACCCGTGAAGCCTTTGTGGAGATGTGTTCGGATAAGGATGTGCAGAAGTTAACTTTTGATAGCTATTTGTACAAAACCGTTGTTCCGGCTAACCCTTTAACACAGATGAAAATTACCGCCAAAACCCTAGCGAGTTTATTACGCGGCAATGCGTTAGCACCCTAATTAGTTATCATTGATCATTGTAGAGGCGTGCCATGGTACGTCTCTACAAGTTAGTAGTTAACCGATCAATTTTTTTCTTGACTGATAACTAATTATACGGAGAAATTAAGTATGAGTTCAACAAA includes:
- a CDS encoding putative methyl-accepting chemotaxis protein translates to MATSTDFLQEYQQTEEAYCQGNYEQAAALVYQLVEDYPEDPSARLLCGHIYGYGLQQYDVAREQYVAFNDLQDDNFDFQDLDDADLDLSTSDLNASIGLGFNNLEDEPDYVKSNGSQSPLSFTEDNPFASGGDLEEGTEILNPLDPENSFTELEADPFTLEEDESLSVPNFATDESSTSDIEQLSGDLFSPEDELDWLDSPTENPEDESDSVHSPETLNGSSPDYLSQPTQFLEFDSFDDDELGGLNNPEAYESHPADQRELNGANHESSSPSRAVGTASSSFEAELDDIFAPLEDAADSDGSLSPDEHPPQNGFVSVKETSPFQEDEFDPDLDSAFSFSDELFVNDADDSVSLPPNTTNMKANYKVLDAEESNEEETLLTNNNAVNDSYLSDPDDSGPSRSVNGAFSSNYADAEEDEEPDDLVFDSADIPNSFDLDPDEDTFGNSFDVTVEANDTNGRSQNGKVVAQTPNDFLEDFEEFDDIGDFVITDSGDNDLYVDSDFSSVDSKFGNTTNNSTLDSDSSAIQDDEIFNTAYAASAVTTLSPDLGEAVQMTVAGILKIRETVAETSREVKRLGESSQEISKIVGLISQIASRTNLLALNASIEAARAGEAGKGFAIVADEVRQLADKSAKSLKDIEQIVMQIQSQTNTVMMAMSQGHQQVIEGTRLAEQAKRALDDIIQVTNRIDVLVRSITADTVEQNETARAVAQVMRAVEHSAQETSTEAQKVSSALTKLVGVARDLLTSVERFRVDSSEKA
- a CDS encoding putative Histidine kinase, with the protein product MQLEQQQRIMGYFIEEAKDHLNTIEQGLLNLQATIEDPELLNEVFRAAHSVKGGAAMLGLNSIQQTAHRLEDSFKILKENRLPTQFIDQQLESLFLQVFDTLQALIDQLSGPYGLTEEAASAILKDVEPVFEALNYHIKVVQQQGTKRSPEVETGAPSSVSNRPIPTTVISKESPSSAKDLVFRSDIPERLREMLQQFKQSETQKTRQGLIETCRSLARAGELFELPNWVKFIEILEKVIANPDNHYRSLAPIVIKSIKEAQELVLVNREGEIVVTEGITKLLPKTVISAKTDKKTKSSPPSTSASKTFPSQSKPSKTTTETATKPGQSKPENGKKKPPKSATPNNSFSDVNWSDSATNPSNTPPRLQNGPEITTEEYNSLRDLFEGLDQWENEVNEEVPTSTSPSLATETESMSGDFFDLLGDEKPEFNRPETSSHIPQIQPGKTQQNPGLVTSGADDDLASFFDHLSDGDSAISETGTTTKPTSVETKQHDLVDSFGDLFDELLINPQEGMPSARSADLSPTQIKELLEDAENLDDLFDRFDPQIQTSQESDSSTSGQINAQEDWFEELLQGELEEAPDMVWDQPSTPELPKTSPKLEPVATVQTTLELPEDDFASLDALLNLGGAESQSEEQGTGNRLRRELVEREQGTENDEDFLDLDELLHTPVAEPLTPNPPKNIKSQTARKAVNTESQLSEEDSEFNDLIRLIEDAPPRSRSTTPPRGTFAKPITEQIVKVPVKQLDGLSNLMGELVVNRNSLEQDQERMRQFLDNLLHQVSLLGDVGQRMQDFYERSLLEISLLSHRRKPFWFSDSASIHDDDPNNDLDSTELDRFTPFHTLSQEIIELIVRVRESSADIGFLVEEADQVTRELRRITTALQEGLNRARMEPFGSEADALKRPVRDISIKCGKQAELFVDGRDTLIDKMLLGKLHDPLIHLVNNAITHGIEPADVRTAAGKSAVGRISIRVFHQGNQTIIAVSDDGGGIDVNRVKDKAIQKGIITAEDAESMSNPEIYDLLFLPNFSTKDVADEFAGRGVGMDVVRTSLTDIRGVITTDSNLGRGTTFTIRLPLNMSISRALCCVSDRVRIAFPMDGVEDMIDVPREQIRVESDGSKVLEWRGTILPLRHLRELLTYHRHLGRGNVYGASTEEDMISVIILRSSNSYLAVQVDQVLIEQEIVIKPLEGPVPKPIGIAGATVLGDGQIVAIADVLELIDLAMGRIRRDASGKIWQMGSATAEPVVQKSEPTVLIVDDSITVRSLLSLTFEKSGYRVEEARDGKEAWEKLKSGLPCDIVFCDIEMPRMDGLELLSRMQKDPALTNLPIAMLTSRGADRHRQMAFNLGARGYFTKPYLEEQLLEAAGRMLQGEVVGNTVVAAG
- the chlP gene encoding geranylgeranyl hydrogenase gives rise to the protein MTLRVAVVGSGPAGASAAETLVKAGIETYLFERKLDNAKPCGGAIPLCMISEFDLPAYVIDRRVRKMKMISPSNREVDIFIQKEDEYIGMCRREILDGFMRDRAVSLGAILINGTVHQLKIPQTNSAPYVLHYHDHSTAEGGVGTPKTLEVDVVIGADGANSRIAKAIDAGDYNYAIAFQERIRIPEDKMAYYEDLAEMYVGNDVSPDFYAWVFPKHDHVAVGTGTMKPNQAMIKQLQAGIRARAAHRIEGGKIIKVEAHPIPEHPRPRRVVGRVALVGDAAGTVTKSSGEGIYFAAKSGRMCAETIVERSNGGQRIPTEADLKDYIRLWDKKYGITYLVLDILQRVFYRTDATREAFVEMCSDKDVQKLTFDSYLYKTVVPANPLTQMKITAKTLASLLRGNALAP